The following are from one region of the Actinoplanes sp. L3-i22 genome:
- a CDS encoding SDR family oxidoreductase, translated as MKRTALVTGASSGIGLATATALVARGYRVIGTSRDPDTVKHPVDGVEYVALDLNSDDSIAALTATLHGVDILVNNAGESQSGPFEELPMAALRRLFEVNVLGPVRLAQLALPGMRERGYGRVVMVGSMLASFPLAYRSSYVASKAAIKGFANGARHEYSPYGVWLTTVEPGSINTGISERRTKYIAADSPHRAEFEKMLAALDRNEKAGTSAERVAATIVTAIEAEKPKQRYAVGSNAPFVFALRRLVPVGVVEKITHRKHDLSR; from the coding sequence ATGAAGCGCACCGCCCTGGTCACCGGGGCATCGTCGGGCATCGGTCTCGCCACCGCCACCGCGCTGGTCGCGCGCGGCTACCGGGTGATCGGCACCAGCCGGGACCCGGACACGGTGAAGCATCCGGTGGACGGTGTCGAGTACGTCGCGCTGGACCTGAACTCCGACGACTCGATCGCCGCCCTCACCGCGACCCTGCACGGCGTCGACATCCTGGTGAACAACGCCGGGGAGAGCCAGTCCGGCCCGTTCGAGGAGCTGCCGATGGCGGCGCTGCGGCGGTTGTTCGAGGTCAACGTGCTCGGGCCGGTGCGCCTGGCGCAGCTGGCGCTGCCCGGGATGCGCGAGCGCGGCTACGGCCGGGTGGTCATGGTCGGGTCGATGCTGGCGTCGTTCCCGCTGGCGTACCGGTCGTCGTACGTCGCCTCGAAGGCGGCGATCAAGGGGTTCGCCAACGGGGCCCGGCACGAGTACTCGCCGTACGGCGTCTGGCTGACCACCGTCGAACCCGGCTCGATCAACACCGGGATCAGCGAGCGGCGCACCAAATACATCGCCGCGGACTCCCCGCACCGCGCCGAGTTCGAGAAGATGCTTGCCGCGCTGGACCGCAACGAGAAAGCCGGCACCTCCGCCGAGCGCGTCGCGGCCACCATCGTCACCGCGATCGAGGCCGAGAAACCCAAGCAGCGGTACGCCGTCGGCAGCAACGCCCCGTTCGTCTTCGCCCTGCGCCGGCTCGTCCCCGTTGGGGTGGTGGAAAAGATCACTCACCGTAAGCACGATCTGAGCCGGTAA
- a CDS encoding 5'-3' exonuclease H3TH domain-containing protein: MPDTGGLLLVLDGNSLLHRAFHASDGSLEPAPALRGLIGYLARAAAQLRPDAVLVGFDCPRDSARRVDHPDYKAHRPPKPADLTRQLELAPDLLRACGVGTVVPPAWEADDVLASSAAAARELGWSSVLMTSDRDAFALIDDTTSVLRIRNGGFDRSVLIDAESLPALYGVHPWQYTDFAALRGDPSDNLPGVRRFGARTAARLLEAFGSVDEAWAADPTTLRDAVGEQAAVSFRAPEAREIVARNRRLMGMRRDLPIPALDSARLPLDYLVIRRALREHGINLGPSLWALTGGDAPLEALPEAPPEPVPAWAHTLKPRVLHGSMSGRRDPIPGQTALF; encoded by the coding sequence GTGCCGGACACGGGTGGGTTGCTGCTGGTCCTCGATGGCAACAGCCTGCTGCACCGGGCCTTCCACGCCAGCGACGGATCCCTCGAGCCCGCGCCCGCGCTGCGCGGCCTGATCGGCTACCTCGCGCGCGCCGCCGCCCAGCTGCGGCCGGACGCGGTGCTGGTCGGCTTCGACTGCCCGCGCGACTCGGCCCGCCGCGTCGACCACCCGGACTACAAGGCGCACCGGCCGCCCAAGCCCGCCGACCTGACCCGGCAGCTGGAGCTCGCACCCGACCTGCTGCGCGCGTGCGGCGTGGGCACGGTCGTCCCGCCGGCCTGGGAGGCCGACGACGTGCTGGCCAGTTCCGCCGCGGCCGCCCGGGAGCTGGGCTGGAGCTCGGTGCTGATGACCAGCGACCGGGACGCGTTCGCCCTGATCGACGACACCACGTCGGTGCTGCGCATCCGCAACGGCGGCTTCGACCGCTCGGTCCTGATCGACGCCGAGTCGCTACCCGCCCTCTACGGCGTCCACCCCTGGCAGTACACGGATTTCGCCGCGTTGCGTGGCGACCCTTCCGACAACCTTCCGGGGGTACGTCGTTTCGGCGCCCGAACCGCAGCCCGCCTGCTGGAGGCGTTCGGCTCGGTCGACGAGGCCTGGGCGGCCGACCCCACTACCCTGCGTGACGCCGTCGGCGAGCAGGCGGCGGTGAGTTTCCGCGCCCCCGAGGCCCGGGAGATCGTCGCCCGCAACCGCCGCCTGATGGGCATGCGCCGCGACCTGCCGATCCCGGCCCTCGACTCGGCCCGCCTGCCGCTGGACTACCTGGTGATCCGCCGCGCCCTGCGCGAGCACGGCATCAACCTCGGCCCGTCCCTGTGGGCCCTGACCGGCGGCGACGCCCCACTCGAAGCCCTGCCGGAGGCCCCGCCGGAGCCGGTCCCGGCCTGGGCGCACACGCTGAAGCCCCGGGTCCTGCACGGCTCGATGTCCGGCCGCCGCGACCCGATCCCGGGCCAGACCGCCCTCTTCTGA
- a CDS encoding alpha/beta fold hydrolase yields the protein MREVTLTAGTVEYDDTGGDGPILVFLTGIFVSTTLWRHVVAALADGHRCIVLEVPLGAHRVPMNPDADLSSPGLARLVADFLDALDLRDVTLIGCDWGGAQLVAAHGLGKRLARLVLLPQESFENFPPGLPGRTLHRSSKIPGATFLALQTLRIRGLRRSPINFGLMSKRPIPNDILDAWLRPSLTAGPIRRDLLKYLRTTRAGEYVDAAARLTTFDRPALVLWAPESRMMRPENGARLARALPKGRLIEVPDSYTLLPEDQPQLCATHLRDFIAAT from the coding sequence ATGCGCGAGGTCACTCTCACCGCCGGGACGGTCGAATACGACGACACCGGCGGCGACGGCCCGATCCTGGTCTTCCTCACCGGCATCTTCGTCAGCACCACCCTGTGGCGGCACGTCGTCGCCGCCCTCGCCGACGGTCACCGCTGCATCGTCCTGGAGGTCCCGCTCGGCGCGCACCGCGTCCCGATGAACCCGGACGCCGACCTCAGCTCCCCCGGCCTGGCCCGCCTGGTCGCCGACTTCCTCGACGCGCTCGACCTGCGCGACGTCACCCTGATCGGCTGCGACTGGGGCGGCGCGCAGCTGGTCGCCGCACACGGCCTCGGCAAACGCCTGGCCCGCCTGGTCCTGCTGCCCCAGGAGTCCTTCGAGAACTTCCCACCCGGCCTGCCCGGCCGCACCCTCCACCGCTCCTCGAAGATTCCCGGCGCCACGTTCCTGGCCCTGCAGACCCTGCGGATCCGCGGCCTACGCCGCTCCCCGATCAATTTCGGCCTGATGTCGAAACGCCCGATCCCGAACGACATCCTGGACGCCTGGTTGCGCCCATCCCTCACCGCCGGCCCGATCCGGCGAGACCTACTGAAATATTTACGTACGACGAGAGCCGGCGAATACGTCGACGCGGCCGCCCGCCTGACCACGTTCGACCGCCCAGCCCTGGTCCTGTGGGCCCCCGAGTCCCGCATGATGCGCCCGGAGAACGGCGCCCGCCTGGCCAGAGCCCTCCCGAAGGGCCGCCTGATCGAGGTCCCGGACAGCTACACCCTGCTGCCGGAGGACCAGCCCCAGCTGTGCGCCACCCACCTCCGAGACTTCATCGCCGCCACCTGA
- a CDS encoding SigE family RNA polymerase sigma factor, with protein sequence MNDPFGEFVAARYAALVRYGALLTGDPGHGEDLAQDALVKTYRAWRKLHPEGDPEAYTRRVMTRAAWRAGRRLWRFEIPAAVLPDRPAEGDFSERQGTADVVLAALRALPGAQRVVLVLRYWAGLSEQEIAVQLGCSIGTVKSRASRAIAALRRADGPLADAFILTEDRRR encoded by the coding sequence GTGAACGACCCGTTCGGCGAGTTCGTCGCCGCCCGATACGCCGCGCTGGTCCGGTACGGCGCGCTGCTCACCGGCGACCCCGGGCACGGCGAGGACCTCGCCCAGGACGCGCTGGTCAAGACGTACCGGGCGTGGCGCAAGCTGCACCCGGAGGGCGATCCGGAGGCGTACACCCGGCGGGTGATGACCCGGGCGGCGTGGCGGGCCGGCCGCCGGTTGTGGCGTTTCGAGATCCCCGCCGCGGTGCTGCCCGACCGGCCGGCAGAAGGCGACTTCTCCGAGCGCCAGGGCACCGCCGACGTGGTGCTGGCCGCGCTGCGGGCGCTGCCCGGCGCGCAGCGGGTGGTGCTGGTCCTGCGCTACTGGGCCGGGCTCTCCGAGCAGGAGATCGCCGTCCAGCTCGGCTGCTCGATCGGCACCGTGAAGAGCCGGGCCAGCCGGGCGATCGCGGCGCTGCGCCGGGCCGACGGGCCGCTCGCCGACGCGTTCATCCTGACCGAGGACCGACGGCGGTGA
- a CDS encoding acyltransferase has translation MTRGNRVAGLDGLRGLAALYVVLHHCYLLCYPGYPANTGPAWGGWLIHGRLAVVAFIVLSGFSLALAPARDGWRLGTGFARRRARRILPAYWAALLVSLALATLAGPLPMIHPADGRSAVVYALLLQDFVAAPAPNGAFWSIAVEAALYLVFPLLLLVRARFGAAATMAVACLPVIIAGPAGTTGFTWEMAPLFTLGLLAAGVAARPPRLPWWWLTALAAAPVLTVIAWRGPVWTERHYFWIDLAIAPAFALLLIAVATARSAVATRLLTARPAALLGRCSYSLYLMHVPVIALITHHVHRSFPVTVALAAPAAVLTATLFARVFEPRTGKQPDRNSAGGGSRRSEVTRPPPTAEEYPCVPYDPRSAAAVA, from the coding sequence GTGACCCGGGGGAACCGGGTCGCCGGCCTGGACGGGCTGCGCGGCCTGGCCGCGCTGTACGTCGTCCTGCACCACTGCTACCTGCTCTGCTACCCCGGCTACCCGGCCAACACCGGCCCGGCCTGGGGCGGCTGGCTGATCCACGGCCGTCTGGCCGTCGTCGCGTTCATCGTCCTCTCCGGCTTCTCCCTGGCCCTCGCCCCGGCCCGGGACGGCTGGCGCCTCGGAACGGGCTTCGCCCGGCGCCGCGCGCGGCGGATCCTGCCCGCCTACTGGGCGGCGCTGCTGGTCAGCCTGGCGCTGGCGACGCTGGCCGGCCCGCTGCCGATGATCCACCCGGCCGACGGCCGGTCCGCGGTGGTCTACGCGCTGCTGCTGCAGGATTTCGTCGCCGCACCCGCCCCGAACGGCGCGTTCTGGTCGATCGCCGTCGAGGCCGCCCTGTACCTGGTGTTCCCCCTGTTGCTGCTGGTCCGCGCCCGGTTCGGCGCGGCGGCCACGATGGCCGTCGCGTGCCTGCCGGTGATCATCGCCGGCCCGGCCGGCACGACCGGTTTCACCTGGGAGATGGCCCCGCTGTTCACGCTGGGCCTGCTCGCCGCCGGGGTCGCCGCCCGCCCGCCGCGGCTGCCCTGGTGGTGGCTGACCGCCCTGGCCGCCGCCCCGGTCCTGACCGTGATCGCCTGGCGCGGCCCGGTCTGGACCGAGCGGCACTACTTCTGGATCGACCTGGCCATCGCCCCGGCGTTCGCCCTGCTGCTGATCGCGGTCGCCACCGCCCGCTCGGCCGTCGCGACCCGCCTGCTGACCGCCCGCCCGGCCGCGCTGCTCGGCCGTTGCTCCTACAGCCTGTATCTGATGCACGTCCCGGTGATCGCCCTGATCACCCACCACGTGCACCGATCATTCCCGGTCACGGTAGCCCTCGCCGCCCCCGCCGCGGTGCTCACCGCCACCCTCTTCGCCCGAGTCTTCGAGCCGCGCACCGGGAAGCAACCTGACCGGAACTCAGCCGGCGGCGGCTCCCGCCGATCGGAGGTGACGCGACCACCACCGACCGCGGAGGAATACCCATGCGTTCCGTACGATCCTCGCTCCGCCGCCGCGGTGGCCTGA
- a CDS encoding PIG-L deacetylase family protein, whose protein sequence is MRSVLAIGAHPDDIELGVGGTLAAHRAAGDAVTMLVVTGGQNGPGEVTGRRAEAEAAARNLDCRLLWGRLRDCAVVADADTIMVIENAIRETEADVVYVHAPDDSHQDHRAVAAATLSAARHSRRVLHYRSPSTIKFEPSLYVDISAHLDRKLAALACHRSQVENSAMVDPEVVAASARHFGAQARVRFAEAFVPSRFVWDLAPLPQLTMAEMPAYEEEAEMPAYEEQSVR, encoded by the coding sequence ATGCGCAGCGTACTGGCGATCGGGGCGCACCCCGACGACATCGAGCTCGGCGTCGGCGGCACCCTGGCCGCGCACCGGGCGGCCGGCGACGCGGTGACCATGCTGGTGGTCACCGGCGGCCAGAACGGGCCCGGCGAGGTCACCGGGCGGCGGGCCGAGGCCGAGGCGGCCGCCCGCAACCTGGACTGCCGGCTGCTCTGGGGGCGCCTGCGGGACTGCGCGGTCGTCGCCGACGCGGACACCATCATGGTGATCGAGAACGCGATCCGGGAGACCGAGGCCGACGTCGTCTACGTGCACGCGCCGGACGACTCGCACCAGGATCATCGCGCGGTCGCCGCCGCGACGCTGTCCGCGGCCCGGCACAGCCGTCGCGTGCTGCACTACCGCAGCCCGTCCACGATCAAATTCGAGCCTTCCCTGTACGTCGACATCTCCGCCCACCTCGACCGCAAGCTCGCCGCCCTGGCCTGTCACCGCAGTCAGGTGGAGAACTCGGCGATGGTCGACCCGGAGGTGGTCGCCGCGTCCGCCCGCCACTTCGGCGCGCAGGCCCGGGTGCGGTTCGCCGAGGCCTTCGTCCCGTCCCGGTTCGTCTGGGACCTGGCCCCGTTGCCGCAGCTCACGATGGCCGAAATGCCCGCCTACGAGGAAGAGGCCGAGATGCCCGCCTACGAGGAACAGAGCGTGCGATGA
- a CDS encoding glycosyltransferase — translation MTAGGRHRPPRTHFRVALAVHLVVFAGALALFGVDRTLGWVATVLNLVFLVFFFRHLGFAVSAARWAERDLNAPLVGVETFTPTVAVLVACKDEELVVDGMLTALLGLDYPAHALTVVVVDDASTDGTGARLDARAAADPRLRVLHRRPGAGGGKSGALNDALALTDSEIAVIFDADHQPEPDVLRRLVRHFRDEKVGAVMGRCVVRNGVESSLASTIFIDYLSGYLVNEYGRQALFELPAYGGANCAVRTSLIRALGGWNPDTVTEDTDLTLRLLLDGYRVRYDPSAVDFEEAVLSSQRFWKQRYRWARGHQKCLRDYWRPILRTPHLTAMEKLETILFLWVYHVPVLCGLGLLLIALHAFGIGDSSAIQMISLSALLFAGPFCELAVGLVLGRVERRAVWTLVGFIPAFGMSILTATKAYFEGMWGTTYAWVKTARSGAT, via the coding sequence ATGACCGCCGGCGGACGCCACCGGCCTCCGCGGACGCACTTCCGGGTCGCGCTGGCGGTGCACCTCGTCGTGTTCGCGGGGGCGCTGGCGCTGTTCGGCGTCGACCGCACGCTCGGCTGGGTCGCCACCGTGCTCAACCTGGTCTTCCTGGTCTTCTTCTTCCGGCACCTGGGCTTCGCCGTGTCCGCCGCCCGCTGGGCCGAGCGGGACCTCAACGCGCCGCTGGTCGGCGTGGAGACGTTCACGCCGACGGTCGCCGTGCTGGTCGCCTGCAAGGACGAGGAGCTGGTCGTCGACGGCATGCTCACGGCGCTGCTCGGGCTGGACTATCCGGCGCACGCGCTGACCGTCGTGGTGGTCGACGACGCGTCCACCGACGGGACCGGCGCGCGGCTGGACGCCCGGGCGGCGGCCGACCCGCGCCTGCGGGTGCTGCACCGCCGGCCGGGCGCCGGCGGCGGCAAGTCCGGGGCGCTCAACGACGCGCTGGCGCTGACCGACTCGGAGATCGCGGTGATCTTCGACGCCGACCATCAGCCGGAGCCGGACGTGCTGCGCCGCCTGGTGCGCCACTTCCGGGACGAGAAGGTCGGCGCGGTGATGGGCCGCTGCGTCGTGCGCAATGGCGTGGAGTCGTCGCTGGCGTCGACGATCTTCATCGACTATCTGTCCGGTTATCTGGTCAACGAATACGGACGGCAGGCGCTTTTCGAACTGCCCGCGTACGGCGGCGCGAACTGTGCCGTCCGCACGTCGCTGATCCGCGCGCTCGGCGGCTGGAATCCGGACACCGTCACCGAGGACACCGATCTGACGTTGCGGCTGCTGCTCGACGGGTATCGGGTGCGATACGACCCGTCGGCGGTCGACTTCGAGGAAGCGGTGCTGTCCTCGCAGCGGTTCTGGAAACAGCGCTACCGCTGGGCTCGCGGGCATCAGAAATGCCTGCGCGATTACTGGCGGCCCATTCTGCGCACCCCGCACCTGACCGCGATGGAGAAGCTGGAGACCATTCTCTTCCTCTGGGTCTACCACGTCCCGGTGCTGTGTGGCCTGGGGCTTCTGCTGATCGCGCTGCACGCGTTCGGCATCGGCGACTCGTCGGCGATCCAGATGATCTCGCTGTCCGCGCTGCTGTTCGCCGGGCCGTTCTGCGAATTGGCGGTCGGCCTGGTGCTCGGGCGGGTGGAACGGCGGGCGGTGTGGACGCTCGTCGGTTTCATCCCGGCGTTCGGCATGTCGATCCTGACCGCGACGAAAGCCTATTTCGAAGGCATGTGGGGCACCACCTACGCCTGGGTGAAGACCGCGCGGTCGGGGGCGACATGA
- a CDS encoding ATP-grasp domain-containing protein, whose protein sequence is MFAAVAGCVGGYVLLVDHARHFEVSLAARIIDLIGVDRISGVLGDSFVVFGPGMEPVVAEMTGSCTILSSVLALAALASVALRQRPQVLPGFLLASLFVLAANQVRLVLSLLAGRYLAVDALIFFHDWIGAVINFAYTLFGLLIMIGLTMYDAQRAEQDRSGRHTADRPAAWAKPGLGHRVPVAKEEPEPGLRVAAFVHRRVLPKALSKRLAKRREQRRIDYRVGHENVARRAEIIRELAAKGLGVHTATLLAVASYETDTSVLDALASAVAERQWEPVHSGDVIALRLWARAWLMRSPALPAATLPSSTAPAGTLPTSPAFPAASMPEISGIYGQGPAGHRVAATGRLVAVTGAGGPAGVAVIHALQAAGEEVLALDANPDAVGLRLAGRAAVLPRADQPGYAEALLAIVAEHRPAALVCTVAEEYAALTPLTGHLAELGTRTWLPEHADVCLDKITFATTLHQAGVPHPVTAWTAETAHQVPGPWVVKPARGRGSRDVVLVDDPRELSHAFASVPGAIVQTRLGGREFTADALVDRDGRLVACVPRWREETRGGISVQGTTFGSVTVTEVVAATLRAVRHTGPANVQGFVSEHGDVTIVEVNPRFSGGLPLTLAAGADVVNTYLQGMVNPDDALPSLGFREGLRMARHFAEVFYDAPAPEPVSAAPAAFAAPAAFPAPGTAATPGAFAAPPMPDISAFANHAPTGAPAELGLGLAR, encoded by the coding sequence ATGTTCGCCGCCGTGGCCGGCTGCGTGGGTGGCTACGTCCTGCTGGTCGACCACGCCCGGCATTTCGAGGTCTCGCTCGCCGCCCGGATCATCGACCTGATCGGGGTCGACCGGATCTCCGGCGTGCTCGGCGACTCGTTCGTGGTCTTCGGGCCGGGGATGGAACCGGTCGTCGCCGAGATGACCGGCTCCTGCACGATCCTGAGCAGTGTCCTGGCCCTGGCCGCGCTCGCGTCCGTCGCGCTCCGGCAGCGGCCCCAGGTGCTGCCCGGGTTCCTGCTGGCCAGCCTGTTCGTGCTGGCCGCCAACCAGGTGCGCCTGGTGCTGTCCCTGCTGGCCGGCCGCTACCTGGCCGTCGACGCGCTGATCTTCTTCCACGACTGGATCGGCGCGGTCATCAACTTCGCGTACACCCTTTTCGGATTGCTCATCATGATCGGACTGACCATGTACGACGCACAGCGCGCCGAGCAGGACCGTTCCGGCCGGCACACCGCCGACCGCCCCGCCGCGTGGGCCAAGCCGGGCCTCGGGCACCGGGTGCCGGTCGCCAAGGAGGAGCCCGAGCCGGGCCTGCGGGTGGCCGCGTTCGTGCACCGGCGGGTGCTGCCGAAGGCCCTCTCGAAGCGCCTGGCCAAGCGTCGTGAGCAGCGCCGGATCGACTACCGGGTGGGGCACGAGAACGTCGCGCGCCGGGCCGAGATCATCCGGGAGCTGGCGGCGAAGGGGCTCGGGGTGCACACCGCCACGTTGCTGGCGGTGGCGTCCTACGAGACCGACACCTCGGTGCTGGACGCGCTGGCGTCGGCGGTCGCCGAGCGGCAGTGGGAGCCGGTCCACTCGGGCGACGTGATCGCGCTGCGCCTGTGGGCCCGCGCCTGGCTGATGCGCTCCCCCGCCCTGCCCGCCGCCACCCTGCCCAGCTCCACCGCGCCCGCCGGCACCCTGCCGACGTCGCCCGCATTCCCCGCCGCTTCCATGCCCGAAATTTCGGGTATTTACGGCCAAGGTCCGGCTGGACACCGCGTCGCGGCGACCGGCCGGCTCGTCGCCGTCACCGGGGCCGGTGGCCCCGCCGGGGTCGCGGTGATCCACGCGCTGCAGGCGGCCGGCGAGGAGGTCCTCGCGCTGGACGCCAACCCGGACGCGGTCGGCCTGCGCCTGGCCGGCCGGGCCGCCGTGCTGCCCCGCGCCGACCAGCCCGGATACGCCGAAGCCCTGCTCGCGATCGTCGCCGAGCACCGCCCGGCCGCGCTGGTCTGCACGGTCGCCGAGGAGTACGCGGCGCTGACCCCGCTCACCGGCCACCTCGCCGAGCTCGGCACCCGCACCTGGCTGCCGGAGCACGCCGACGTCTGCCTCGACAAGATCACCTTCGCGACGACCCTGCACCAGGCCGGCGTGCCACACCCGGTGACCGCCTGGACCGCGGAGACCGCGCACCAGGTGCCCGGCCCGTGGGTGGTCAAGCCGGCCCGCGGCCGCGGCAGCCGGGACGTCGTGCTGGTCGACGACCCGCGCGAGCTGTCCCACGCGTTCGCGTCGGTGCCCGGGGCGATCGTGCAGACCCGGCTGGGCGGGCGCGAGTTCACCGCGGACGCCCTGGTCGACCGGGACGGCCGGCTGGTCGCCTGCGTGCCGCGCTGGCGCGAGGAGACCCGCGGCGGCATCTCGGTGCAGGGCACGACGTTCGGGTCGGTCACGGTGACCGAGGTGGTGGCGGCGACGCTCCGGGCGGTGCGGCACACCGGGCCGGCGAACGTCCAGGGCTTCGTCTCCGAGCACGGCGACGTGACGATCGTCGAGGTCAACCCGCGCTTCTCGGGTGGGTTGCCGTTGACGCTCGCGGCCGGGGCCGATGTGGTGAACACGTACCTCCAAGGGATGGTGAATCCGGACGACGCGCTGCCCTCGCTGGGCTTCCGGGAGGGCCTGCGGATGGCCCGCCACTTCGCCGAGGTCTTCTACGACGCCCCGGCGCCCGAGCCTGTCTCCGCTGCTCCCGCCGCTTTCGCCGCCCCCGCCGCCTTCCCCGCTCCCGGCACCGCCGCCACACCCGGCGCCTTCGCGGCGCCGCCGATGCCGGATATTTCGGCTTTTGCGAACCACGCGCCGACCGGCGCGCCCGCTGAGCTGGGCCTGGGGCTGGCCCGATGA
- the wecB gene encoding non-hydrolyzing UDP-N-acetylglucosamine 2-epimerase, whose product MTRRILVPFGTRPEVIKLAPVVQALRAEGHDVTTVDTGQHRDAAMSGDVQRALGLLPDVRLTLPDGPSRLAALITGATRVLAGHPVDLVLALGDTHTVPAYALAARGAGIPFGHLEAGLRSFNPRSLEEVNRRVAAATAQLHFAPTARAAAFLAAEGVPDQRIFVVGNPVVDALRLQGVRPVPPVDRTGVLVTAHRASNVDDPDRLRRLAGVLERLTGIGPVRFPVHPRTRDRLTRLGLLPHLTALPGLTCEDPLPYDDLLHALSTSRVVVTDSGGLQEEAAYLGVPVVVLRRSTPRWEGVEAGTAVLTGIGSDDEAARAVAAAHRLSAPAELARIAALPCPYGDGHTGTRVARLLADPALDPLLALDEPDYTDGTFPWTAGSSLAGTA is encoded by the coding sequence ATGACGCGCCGCATCCTGGTGCCGTTCGGCACCCGCCCCGAGGTGATCAAGCTGGCCCCGGTCGTCCAGGCGCTGCGCGCCGAGGGCCACGACGTCACCACCGTCGACACCGGCCAGCACCGGGACGCCGCGATGAGCGGCGACGTCCAGCGTGCCCTCGGCCTGCTCCCGGACGTCCGCCTGACCCTGCCGGACGGTCCCAGCCGCCTGGCCGCCCTGATCACCGGGGCCACCCGGGTGCTCGCCGGCCACCCGGTCGATCTGGTGCTGGCGCTGGGCGACACGCACACCGTCCCCGCCTACGCGCTCGCGGCCCGCGGCGCCGGGATCCCGTTCGGTCACCTGGAGGCCGGCCTGCGTAGCTTCAACCCGCGCAGCCTGGAGGAGGTCAACCGCCGGGTGGCCGCCGCCACCGCCCAGCTCCACTTCGCCCCGACCGCGCGAGCCGCCGCGTTCCTGGCCGCCGAGGGCGTCCCCGACCAGCGGATCTTCGTGGTCGGCAACCCGGTCGTCGACGCCCTGCGCCTCCAGGGTGTCCGCCCGGTACCGCCGGTGGACCGCACCGGCGTCCTGGTCACCGCCCACCGCGCGTCCAACGTCGACGACCCGGACCGGCTCCGGCGCCTGGCCGGCGTCCTCGAGCGGCTGACCGGAATCGGTCCGGTCCGCTTCCCGGTCCACCCCCGGACCCGGGACCGCCTGACCCGGCTCGGCCTCCTGCCCCACCTCACCGCCCTGCCCGGTCTGACCTGCGAAGATCCGCTTCCGTACGACGATCTGCTGCACGCCCTGTCGACCAGCCGCGTGGTGGTCACCGACTCCGGCGGGCTCCAGGAGGAGGCCGCCTACCTGGGCGTCCCGGTCGTCGTCCTGCGCCGGTCCACCCCGCGCTGGGAGGGGGTCGAGGCCGGCACCGCCGTGCTGACCGGCATCGGCTCGGACGACGAGGCCGCCCGCGCGGTCGCCGCGGCCCACCGCCTGAGCGCGCCGGCCGAGCTGGCCCGGATCGCCGCCCTGCCCTGCCCCTACGGCGACGGCCACACCGGCACCCGGGTCGCCCGGCTGCTCGCCGACCCGGCCCTCGACCCGCTGCTGGCCCTGGACGAGCCGGACTACACGGACGGCACCTTCCCCTGGACGGCCGGGAGCAGCCTGGCGGGGACCGCGTGA
- a CDS encoding HAD family hydrolase — translation MIGLGRRPAAVVLDLDDTLYPQAAYLYGAARAVARAGIAAGLDPIRLNRAVRRELLAGSDRGGTIDRALTGYGLPPGRAAELIPALVAAFTTYRPRRLPCYPGVQEALAELRAGYPLACLTDGNPVIQRAKLDATALAGAFTTIVITDELGGRAARKPHPGGLQKIAADLGVDPADLVVIGDRPGKDVAVAAAVGARSIRVRTGEYADAPDDPRATAVVADLAAAAALLS, via the coding sequence GTGATCGGCCTGGGCCGGCGACCCGCCGCGGTCGTCCTGGACCTGGACGACACCCTGTATCCGCAGGCCGCCTACCTCTACGGGGCGGCCCGCGCGGTCGCCCGCGCGGGGATCGCCGCCGGGCTGGACCCGATCCGCCTGAACCGCGCGGTCCGCCGCGAACTGCTGGCCGGTTCCGATCGGGGCGGGACCATCGACCGCGCGCTCACCGGCTACGGCCTCCCGCCCGGCCGCGCCGCCGAGCTGATCCCGGCGCTGGTCGCCGCGTTCACCACCTACCGTCCCCGGCGGCTGCCCTGCTACCCGGGCGTCCAGGAGGCGCTGGCCGAGCTCCGGGCCGGCTACCCGCTGGCCTGCCTGACCGACGGCAACCCGGTCATCCAGCGGGCCAAGCTGGACGCGACCGCGCTGGCCGGCGCGTTCACCACGATCGTGATCACCGACGAGCTCGGCGGACGCGCCGCCCGGAAGCCGCACCCGGGCGGCCTCCAGAAGATCGCCGCGGACCTGGGCGTCGACCCGGCGGACCTGGTCGTGATCGGCGACCGCCCCGGCAAGGACGTCGCCGTCGCGGCCGCCGTGGGCGCCCGCTCGATCCGGGTCCGGACCGGCGAGTACGCCGACGCCCCCGACGACCCGAGAGCCACCGCCGTGGTGGCCGACCTCGCCGCCGCCGCGGCCCTGCTCAGCTGA